From one Triticum aestivum cultivar Chinese Spring chromosome 4B, IWGSC CS RefSeq v2.1, whole genome shotgun sequence genomic stretch:
- the LOC123092414 gene encoding abscisic acid receptor PYL4, with product MPCIPVSSPSIQHHNHNHHHRVLAGVGVGMGCGAEAVVAAAGTAGMRCREHDCEVPAEVARHHEHAEPGSGQCCSAVVQHVAAPAAAVWSVVRRFDQPQAYKRFVRSCALVAGDGGVGTLREVHVVSGLPAASSRERLEILDDESHVLSFRVVGGEHRLKNYLSVTTVHPSPAAPSSATVVVESYVVDVPAGNTIEDTRVFIDTIVKCNLQSLAKTAEKLAAVS from the coding sequence ATGCCGTGCATCCCGGTGTCCAGCCCCAGCATCCAGCACCACAACCACAACCACCACCACCGAGTCCTAGCAGGCGTCGGCGTCGGCATGGGGTGCGGCGCGGAGGCGGTCGTTGCCGCGGCCGGGACGGCAGGGATGAGATGCAGGGAGCACGACTGCGAGGTCCCGGCGGAGGTGGCGCGGCACCACGAGCACGCGGAGCCGGGGTCCGGCCAGTGCTGCTCCGCGGTGGTGCAGCACGTGGCGGCGCCCGCGGCGGCGGTGTGGTCCGTGGTGCGCCGGTTCGACCAGCCGCAGGCGTACAAGCGGTTCGTGCGCAGCTGCGCCCtggtggccggcgacggcggcgtgggcaCGCTCCGCGAGGTGCACGTCGTGTCGGGCCTTCCCGCGGCGTCCAGCCGCGAGCGGCTCGAGATCCTGGACGACGAGAGCCACGTGCTCAGCTTCCGCGTCGTCGGTGGCGAGCACCGGCTCAAGAACTACCTCTCCGTCACCACCGTCCACCCGTCCCCGGCCGCGCCGTCCAGCGCCACCGTCGTCGTGGAGTCGTACGTCGTGGACGTGCCGGCGGGCAACACGATCGAGGACACCCGCGTGTTCATCGACACCATCGTCAAGTGCAACCTCCAGTCGCTGGCCAAGACCGCCGAGAAGCTCGCCGCCGTGTCGTGA